A single window of Pseudomonas lijiangensis DNA harbors:
- a CDS encoding PrkA family serine protein kinase translates to MSIFSHFQQRFETTRQEELSLQEYLELCKQDRSAYASAAERLLMAIGEPELVDTSTNSRLSRIFSNKVIRRYPAFADFHGMEECIDQIVSYFRHAAQGLEEKKQILYLLGPVGGGKSSLAEKLKQLIEKVPFYAIKGSPVFESPLGLFNATEDGAILEEDFGIPRRYLNTIMSPWATKRLAEFGGDISQFKVVKLYPSVLNQIGVAKTEPGDENNQDISALVGKVDIRKLEEFPQNDADAYSYSGALCRANQGLMEFVEMFKAPIKVLHPLLTATQEGNYNSTEGLGAIPFTGILLAHSNESEWHSFRNNKNNEAFIDRIYIVKVPYCLRVSDEIKIYDKLLFNSSLAKAHCAPDTLKMLAQFTTLSRLKEPENSNIYSKMRVYDGENLKDTDPKAKSIQEYRDSAGVDEGMNGLSTRFAFKILSKVFNFDPHEIAANPVHLLYVLEQQIEQEQFPAETRERYLRFIKEYLAPRYIEFIGKEIQTAYLESYSEYGQNIFDRYVLYADFWIQDQEYRDPETGEILNRVALNEELEKIEKPAGISNPKDFRNEIVNFVLRARANNNGKNPTWLSYEKLRVVIEKKMFSNTEDLLPVISFNAKASKEDQQKHNDFVTRMVERGYTDKQVRLLSEWYLRVRKSQ, encoded by the coding sequence ATGAGTATTTTTAGCCACTTCCAACAACGCTTTGAAACCACACGTCAGGAAGAGCTCTCCTTACAGGAGTATCTGGAGCTCTGCAAACAGGATCGCAGCGCCTACGCCTCTGCCGCAGAACGTCTTCTGATGGCCATTGGCGAGCCGGAGCTGGTGGACACCTCCACCAACTCACGGTTGTCGCGGATCTTTTCCAACAAGGTAATCCGGCGTTATCCGGCCTTTGCCGACTTCCATGGCATGGAAGAATGCATCGACCAGATCGTGTCGTATTTCCGCCATGCAGCCCAAGGCCTGGAAGAGAAGAAACAGATTCTCTATCTCCTCGGCCCGGTGGGTGGCGGCAAATCGTCTCTGGCTGAAAAGCTCAAACAACTGATCGAAAAAGTCCCCTTCTACGCCATCAAGGGCTCGCCGGTCTTCGAGTCACCGCTGGGGTTGTTCAATGCAACCGAGGACGGCGCAATTCTCGAAGAAGACTTCGGCATCCCGCGGCGTTACCTCAATACCATCATGTCGCCATGGGCGACAAAACGTCTGGCTGAGTTCGGGGGCGACATCAGCCAGTTCAAAGTGGTGAAACTCTATCCATCGGTTCTCAACCAGATCGGCGTGGCGAAAACCGAGCCGGGTGACGAGAACAACCAGGACATTTCCGCACTGGTCGGCAAGGTCGATATCCGCAAGCTGGAAGAATTCCCGCAGAACGACGCCGATGCCTACAGCTACTCGGGCGCACTGTGCCGGGCCAACCAGGGCCTGATGGAATTCGTCGAGATGTTCAAGGCGCCGATCAAGGTCCTGCACCCGCTGCTGACTGCGACCCAGGAAGGCAACTACAACAGTACCGAAGGCCTGGGCGCGATTCCGTTTACCGGCATCCTGCTGGCCCACTCCAACGAATCGGAATGGCACAGCTTCCGCAATAACAAGAACAACGAAGCCTTCATCGACCGGATCTACATCGTGAAGGTGCCGTACTGCCTGCGCGTCAGCGATGAGATCAAGATCTACGACAAACTGCTGTTCAACAGCTCCCTGGCCAAGGCGCACTGCGCGCCGGACACCCTGAAGATGCTGGCGCAGTTCACCACCCTGTCGCGCCTCAAGGAGCCGGAAAACTCCAACATCTACTCCAAGATGCGCGTGTATGACGGCGAAAACCTGAAAGACACCGATCCCAAGGCGAAGTCGATCCAGGAATACCGAGACAGCGCGGGCGTCGACGAAGGCATGAACGGCCTTTCAACCCGTTTCGCGTTCAAGATTCTGTCCAAGGTCTTCAACTTCGACCCCCACGAGATCGCTGCCAACCCGGTGCACCTGCTCTATGTGCTCGAACAGCAGATCGAACAGGAACAGTTCCCGGCCGAAACCCGTGAACGCTACCTGCGCTTCATCAAGGAATACCTGGCACCGCGCTACATCGAGTTCATCGGCAAGGAAATCCAGACCGCATACCTGGAGTCCTACAGCGAATACGGCCAGAACATCTTCGACCGCTACGTGCTTTACGCAGACTTCTGGATTCAGGACCAGGAATACCGCGATCCGGAAACCGGCGAGATTCTCAACCGCGTTGCCCTGAACGAAGAACTGGAAAAGATCGAGAAACCTGCTGGCATCAGCAACCCGAAAGATTTCCGCAACGAAATCGTCAACTTCGTGCTGCGTGCCCGCGCCAACAACAACGGCAAGAACCCGACTTGGCTCAGCTACGAGAAACTGCGCGTGGTGATCGAGAAGAAAATGTTCTCCAACACCGAAGACCTGCTGCCAGTCATCAGCTTCAACGCCAAAGCCAGCAAAGAGGATCAACAGAAACACAACGACTTCGTCACCCGAATGGTCGAGCGGGGCTATACCGACAAACAGGTGCGTCTACTCTCCGAGTGGTATCTGCGCGTGCGCAAGTCGCAGTGA
- the glpE gene encoding thiosulfate sulfurtransferase GlpE, protein MTEFKRIPPEQAHALREQGAVLVDIRDPQAFASNHITDSQHLDNHSIADFIAKADLDKPLVVVCYHGNSSQSAAAYLVGQGFSDVYSLDGGFELWRNTFPDETAQG, encoded by the coding sequence ATGACCGAATTCAAACGCATTCCCCCTGAACAGGCCCATGCCCTTCGCGAACAGGGTGCCGTACTGGTAGACATTCGTGATCCGCAGGCTTTCGCCAGCAATCACATTACCGATTCGCAACACCTGGACAATCACTCGATCGCCGACTTCATCGCCAAGGCCGATCTGGACAAACCGCTGGTAGTGGTCTGCTACCACGGCAACTCCAGCCAGAGTGCCGCCGCCTACCTCGTGGGCCAGGGCTTCTCCGACGTCTACAGCCTCGACGGCGGGTTCGAGTTGTGGCGCAACACCTTCCCTGACGAAACGGCGCAGGGTTAA